One window of Paludibacter propionicigenes WB4 genomic DNA carries:
- a CDS encoding winged helix DNA-binding domain-containing protein has product MTPQDIAAARLYNQHIETSEHSSVKELVARMGAIQAQDFAMATLAIGLRLTDANHTTVETAFNAGEIVRAHLMRPTWHIVAADDLHWMLKLTAPRIKSSLTSRHKQLEIDTDILRKANTIIEQALLKERYLTREELDKRFTKGGIKTTDNRLYHLLFCAEMEGLVCNGPLANGKQTYALLHERVPLVRELSYEESLAELAGRYFTSHGPATLQDFVWWSGLSLTQTRHALELIKSDLVSVTAGAETYWMGNAPTNPKPGENSIHLLPAYDEYLISYKDRSASLMQVDNPKVVSSNGIFRPVVVINGQVSGLWKRSHTKNQTTVDVTLFRSHDEVVQEKIQATIPKLETLFGKNTRLLLSGQ; this is encoded by the coding sequence ATGACACCACAGGATATAGCTGCCGCCCGGCTGTACAACCAGCACATTGAAACATCGGAACACAGCTCGGTGAAAGAGCTGGTGGCACGGATGGGTGCCATTCAGGCGCAGGACTTTGCTATGGCAACACTGGCCATTGGACTGCGGCTTACGGATGCCAACCATACCACGGTGGAAACGGCGTTTAATGCCGGCGAAATTGTCCGCGCACACCTGATGCGCCCCACCTGGCACATAGTAGCGGCCGACGACCTGCACTGGATGCTGAAACTCACCGCGCCGAGGATAAAATCGTCGCTCACATCGCGGCATAAACAGTTGGAAATTGATACCGATATACTCCGAAAAGCCAATACCATCATTGAACAGGCATTGTTGAAAGAGCGATACCTTACGCGCGAAGAGCTGGATAAGCGTTTTACAAAAGGCGGGATAAAAACCACCGACAACCGTTTATATCATCTGTTGTTTTGTGCCGAGATGGAAGGACTGGTGTGCAACGGACCGCTTGCCAACGGTAAACAAACCTACGCGCTGCTGCACGAAAGAGTTCCGCTCGTGCGGGAATTATCCTACGAAGAATCGTTGGCAGAGCTGGCGGGGCGATACTTCACAAGCCACGGTCCGGCCACGTTGCAGGACTTTGTGTGGTGGTCGGGACTGTCGCTTACCCAGACCAGACACGCACTGGAACTTATCAAATCCGACCTTGTATCCGTAACCGCAGGCGCCGAAACCTATTGGATGGGCAACGCGCCCACCAACCCCAAGCCGGGCGAAAACTCCATCCATTTATTGCCGGCATACGACGAGTATCTGATCAGCTACAAAGACCGTAGCGCCTCGCTGATGCAGGTGGACAACCCAAAGGTGGTGTCCAGCAACGGAATTTTCCGCCCCGTGGTGGTGATAAACGGACAGGTATCGGGACTGTGGAAACGCAGCCACACTAAAAACCAGACAACTGTTGACGTAACATTATTCCGCTCGCACGACGAGGTTGTGCAGGAAAAAATACAAGCCACTATCCCCAAACTAGAGACTTTGTTTGGAAAAAACACCCGACTACTGCTGTCCGGTCAATAA
- a CDS encoding PIN domain-containing protein has translation MSEKDYFYLEKVLPEPEMIFSFDYKTLDSVLKTCVFVLDTNVLFVPFDASEKNLEEIKKIFLKLKKDNRLFLPARVVREFANNRAKRIGDLFLKIRQTKDSLNTGTFKTEDYPLLQGNAAYQELLSNYGKIIELIQSSRKLLENVESDILSWNWDDNVSRTYKEIFTAETIREVQKEKDKLIEDLKFRIEHKIAPGYKDSGKIDDGIGDLIVWQTALEIAKDENKDLIFVSNDQKNDWFYKQDKKGLYPKYELFDEFRRFTNGKSLQIINFPAFLELLDATPETVNEIKESIRKIEDVEFPKNHPPEKLLEGMMIEHRKFGRGIIKQIFNNQRGNAWFEVDFKDYGSKKLLIKFTPMKIINNAHNFLLMHPDFDGDPKTYQLLDEDE, from the coding sequence ATGAGTGAGAAAGACTACTTCTATTTAGAAAAAGTATTGCCAGAACCTGAAATGATTTTCAGTTTTGATTACAAGACACTTGATAGCGTTTTAAAAACTTGTGTTTTCGTATTAGACACAAATGTTCTTTTTGTGCCTTTTGACGCTAGCGAAAAAAATCTCGAAGAAATAAAAAAGATATTTTTAAAACTGAAGAAAGACAATAGATTATTTCTACCAGCTAGAGTAGTTAGAGAATTTGCAAACAATAGAGCAAAACGAATTGGTGACCTTTTCCTGAAAATAAGACAAACTAAAGATAGTTTAAATACTGGAACTTTCAAGACTGAAGACTATCCATTATTACAGGGAAATGCTGCCTATCAAGAATTACTAAGTAACTACGGAAAAATCATTGAATTGATTCAATCTTCTAGAAAACTTCTTGAAAATGTAGAGTCAGACATTCTAAGTTGGAATTGGGATGACAATGTTAGTCGAACCTATAAAGAAATATTTACTGCAGAGACAATTAGAGAAGTTCAAAAAGAAAAAGACAAACTAATTGAAGACCTTAAATTTCGAATTGAACATAAAATTGCTCCTGGTTATAAAGATAGTGGAAAGATAGACGATGGCATTGGAGACCTTATTGTATGGCAAACAGCACTAGAAATAGCCAAAGATGAAAATAAAGATTTAATCTTTGTTAGTAATGACCAAAAGAATGACTGGTTTTACAAGCAAGACAAAAAAGGATTATATCCAAAATATGAATTGTTTGACGAATTCCGAAGATTTACGAATGGGAAATCATTGCAAATAATAAACTTCCCAGCTTTTCTTGAACTACTAGACGCTACCCCTGAAACAGTCAATGAGATAAAAGAAAGCATTAGAAAGATTGAAGATGTTGAATTTCCTAAAAACCACCCGCCAGAAAAATTATTGGAAGGAATGATGATTGAACACAGAAAATTTGGTCGGGGAATTATAAAACAAATATTTAACAACCAAAGAGGTAATGCTTGGTTTGAAGTTGATTTTAAAGATTATGGCTCTAAGAAGTTATTGATAAAATTCACTCCAATGAAAATTATAAATAATGCTCATAATTTTTTGCTCATGCACCCAGACTTCGATGGCGACCCAAAAACATATCAACTTTTGGATGAAGACGAATAA
- a CDS encoding SH3 domain-containing protein: MRKFLFFLICFYSQTTFGQFGIISDKDGFVNVRESPNVNSKIIDNLTNGQIVYCLEAEGEWRPTDYDFIRHEKSGYVHNSRIKFIEEFDNVPYSRITDSTVIFKKDSIKLFATKTKFNPKNNKLQYRKGDASNNEMNYLERINGKEIWGTDGYIPKKKYGQFTLIYGKEKMNLPIDNLFEPNLDYTKVNIDTKSKTIYISASNSDGAGSYEVLWIIVNGKFKQRILTFGF, encoded by the coding sequence ATGAGAAAATTTTTATTCTTTTTAATCTGTTTTTACAGCCAAACAACATTTGGACAGTTTGGAATTATTTCAGACAAAGACGGCTTTGTGAACGTCAGGGAATCACCAAATGTCAATAGTAAAATCATTGATAATTTGACTAATGGACAAATCGTATATTGCTTGGAAGCCGAAGGTGAATGGAGACCAACTGACTATGATTTTATTAGACATGAGAAAAGTGGTTATGTTCACAATTCCAGAATAAAGTTCATTGAAGAATTTGACAACGTACCTTACAGCAGAATAACTGATTCAACAGTTATTTTTAAAAAAGACTCAATAAAACTATTTGCAACCAAGACCAAATTCAATCCCAAAAACAACAAATTACAATATCGTAAAGGAGACGCTTCAAATAACGAAATGAATTATTTAGAAAGAATAAATGGAAAAGAAATATGGGGAACAGATGGATATATTCCTAAAAAAAAATATGGACAATTCACTCTAATTTATGGAAAAGAAAAAATGAATCTACCAATTGACAATTTGTTCGAGCCAAACTTAGATTACACAAAAGTAAATATTGACACAAAAAGTAAAACAATTTATATTTCCGCGTCTAATAGTGACGGAGCAGGTAGTTACGAGGTTTTATGGATTATCGTGAATGGAAAATTTAAACAGAGAATATTGACCTTTGGATTTTAA
- a CDS encoding CPBP family intramembrane glutamic endopeptidase, whose product MNNELKPLWRRIFRFNWKFGLFLILAVCIPRFILVLNANKTGNYSSIGLIMTISAIAPFIFLSKYGLKEIGLTKTRKYNWFAIAFVLGLFASIFLYLLGQTLYGNSYENWYEYIGKSYKIPTIISPNNKMILFAIMAFTGMTFSPIGEELFFRGIVHSSFAKSFGEKKASIVDSSAFALTHISHFGLVFVNSKWDFFSIPTIIWVTSMFLVSLLFYASRKYSGSILGAIVCHSAFNLGMIYCIFYLVEQRVK is encoded by the coding sequence ATGAATAACGAGCTAAAACCTTTATGGAGAAGAATATTTAGATTTAATTGGAAGTTTGGACTTTTTTTAATCCTAGCAGTTTGTATTCCGCGATTTATTTTAGTCCTAAATGCAAACAAAACAGGAAATTACAGCTCCATTGGATTGATAATGACTATTTCTGCAATTGCTCCATTCATTTTTCTAAGCAAATACGGACTTAAAGAAATAGGATTGACAAAGACCAGAAAATACAACTGGTTTGCTATAGCTTTTGTATTGGGACTGTTTGCAAGTATTTTCCTTTATTTATTAGGACAAACATTATATGGAAACTCGTATGAGAATTGGTATGAATACATAGGAAAGTCATATAAAATTCCAACTATAATAAGCCCGAATAACAAAATGATATTATTTGCTATTATGGCATTTACTGGTATGACGTTTAGCCCAATAGGCGAAGAACTTTTCTTTAGAGGAATCGTACATTCAAGTTTTGCGAAATCATTTGGAGAGAAAAAAGCATCAATAGTCGACAGTTCTGCATTTGCACTAACACACATTTCGCATTTTGGTTTAGTGTTCGTCAATAGCAAGTGGGATTTTTTTTCTATTCCAACTATAATATGGGTAACAAGTATGTTTTTGGTGAGCTTGTTATTCTATGCTTCAAGAAAGTATTCAGGGTCAATTTTGGGTGCGATAGTTTGCCATTCTGCTTTTAACTTAGGAATGATTTACTGTATATTTTATTTAGTAGAACAACGAGTTAAGTAA
- a CDS encoding GNAT family N-acetyltransferase produces MIIRKTILTERLILKPTIEEDAEFIFELLNTPKWLKFIGDRNVNSSIDAAEYIKTRMLPQLERLGYGNYTVVRTSDNVKIGTCGLFDREGLEGIDIGFAFLPGYEGQGYGFESANKLKEVAFEEFGIKEMNAITSKENINCQKLLEKLGLKLKGTTILPNEKEELLLYGIKNE; encoded by the coding sequence ATGATTATACGTAAAACAATACTTACTGAAAGGCTTATACTAAAGCCAACTATAGAAGAAGATGCAGAATTTATATTCGAACTCTTAAACACACCCAAATGGCTGAAATTTATAGGTGATAGAAACGTAAATTCATCTATAGATGCAGCAGAATACATTAAAACCAGAATGCTTCCACAACTCGAAAGGCTTGGATATGGTAATTATACGGTCGTAAGGACATCGGACAACGTAAAAATTGGAACCTGTGGACTCTTCGACAGAGAAGGATTAGAGGGTATAGACATAGGATTCGCATTCCTCCCCGGATACGAAGGGCAAGGTTATGGTTTTGAATCGGCCAATAAGTTGAAAGAGGTGGCGTTTGAAGAGTTTGGGATAAAAGAGATGAATGCCATCACAAGTAAAGAAAATATCAACTGCCAAAAACTGTTAGAGAAGCTGGGATTGAAATTAAAAGGGACAACAATACTCCCAAATGAAAAGGAGGAACTTTTGCTTTACGGTATAAAGAATGAATAA
- a CDS encoding alpha/beta hydrolase family esterase, with protein sequence MKKTLVIFLLLVSFFSCNKSDNPVDVASTTTPTTGSTKEPTDLKSGTYTITSAGLTRQYIIDIPKNYDKSKKYRLIFAMHMMGGSMQTMVDQNYYGLKTYADRDNVPVIFVAPQGYTDGSPWRGGDNKDHIFFADMLKLFKEKLSVDSTRVFCCGFSFGAMFTYSLSLEFQSDLRAVACYSPANWNIYLPENKHKPIAYFSTTGTQDDLCKYVNSDALKQGGKYCVLTHIEDNGLKQLPELPLATTSTHITTEIKGLPTEYPVLFGSFVGGHTNDVKDPGSSVNWIAKETWDFFMRF encoded by the coding sequence ATGAAAAAAACACTCGTCATCTTTCTCCTTTTAGTTTCATTTTTTTCGTGCAATAAATCAGATAATCCGGTTGATGTTGCCAGTACTACAACTCCCACTACCGGTTCTACTAAAGAACCTACAGATTTGAAGAGTGGGACGTATACCATCACCAGTGCAGGACTTACCCGCCAATATATCATTGATATCCCTAAAAACTACGACAAAAGCAAAAAGTATCGTTTAATTTTCGCTATGCACATGATGGGGGGAAGTATGCAAACAATGGTTGATCAAAACTATTATGGTCTTAAAACGTATGCAGACAGAGATAATGTTCCCGTTATTTTCGTTGCACCTCAGGGATACACCGATGGTTCTCCCTGGCGTGGAGGTGATAACAAAGATCATATCTTCTTTGCCGATATGCTTAAATTGTTTAAAGAGAAATTGAGCGTAGACAGCACTCGCGTATTTTGCTGTGGCTTTAGCTTTGGTGCCATGTTTACCTACTCGTTATCATTGGAATTTCAAAGTGATCTTCGGGCGGTGGCTTGTTATTCTCCGGCCAACTGGAATATTTATCTTCCGGAAAATAAACACAAACCGATAGCATATTTTAGCACAACAGGTACTCAGGACGATCTTTGTAAGTATGTCAACTCAGATGCACTAAAGCAAGGTGGTAAGTATTGTGTATTAACACACATTGAAGATAATGGATTAAAACAATTGCCGGAATTACCATTAGCCACAACTTCTACTCATATCACCACTGAAATTAAAGGACTTCCTACTGAATATCCTGTCTTGTTCGGTTCATTCGTAGGGGGGCACACCAATGACGTTAAAGATCCGGGGTCTTCTGTCAATTGGATTGCCAAAGAAACCTGGGATTTCTTTATGCGTTTCTAA
- a CDS encoding alpha/beta hydrolase family esterase — protein sequence MRKTIAIFFLLASFFALNAQSGKSVEVARKLKNAPVRSIGYGKELGDFKSGIYTMTSAGLERQYTIDIPKNYDKNKTYRLIFTMHMMGGSMKTMVDNNYYGLKTYAEKENVPVIFVAPQGYTDGSPWRTRDDKDHIYFTDMLKFFKDKLSIDTSRIFCCGFSFGAMFTYSLSLEFQSDLRAVACYAPANWNIYLPENKHKPLAYFSTTGTQDGLCKYVNSDEKKQGGKYCVLTHAEDNGLKQLPELPLATTPTHVTTELKGLPAEYPVMFGSFVGGHTNEAKDPGSDVNWIAKETWDFFMRF from the coding sequence ATGAGAAAAACAATTGCCATCTTTTTCCTTTTAGCTTCATTTTTTGCGCTCAATGCGCAATCAGGGAAATCAGTCGAAGTTGCCCGTAAATTAAAAAATGCTCCAGTTCGTAGTATCGGTTACGGTAAAGAACTTGGAGATTTTAAAAGTGGTATTTATACCATGACCAGTGCTGGACTTGAACGTCAATACACCATTGACATCCCCAAAAACTACGACAAAAACAAAACTTACCGTTTGATTTTCACCATGCACATGATGGGCGGAAGTATGAAAACAATGGTTGATAATAACTATTATGGTCTTAAAACGTATGCCGAAAAAGAGAATGTTCCTGTTATTTTCGTTGCACCTCAGGGATATACCGACGGTTCACCATGGCGTACACGCGATGACAAAGACCATATCTACTTTACCGATATGCTTAAATTCTTTAAAGATAAACTAAGCATTGACACCTCTCGCATATTTTGCTGTGGATTTAGCTTTGGTGCGATGTTTACCTACTCGCTATCATTAGAATTTCAGAGCGATCTTCGTGCTGTGGCTTGTTATGCTCCGGCTAACTGGAACATTTATCTTCCTGAAAACAAACACAAACCGCTGGCTTACTTTAGCACAACAGGTACTCAGGACGGTCTTTGTAAATATGTCAACTCTGATGAGAAAAAGCAAGGTGGTAAGTACTGTGTTTTGACTCATGCCGAAGATAACGGATTAAAACAATTGCCGGAATTACCATTAGCTACAACTCCTACTCATGTCACTACTGAACTTAAAGGACTTCCTGCTGAATATCCTGTAATGTTTGGTTCATTCGTAGGCGGTCATACCAATGAAGCTAAAGATCCCGGATCTGATGTCAACTGGATAGCAAAAGAAACATGGGATTTCTTTATGCGCTTCTAG
- a CDS encoding PhzF family phenazine biosynthesis protein translates to MKTYIVDAFTKIPYSGNPAGVCILDYELPDNLMAKIAREINHSETAFLHKIDNVYRLRWFTPKTEVSLCGHATLATAHILYEKGFLKSNEQIKFDTKSGILTARITNDMIELDFPQMFVDNCESNEIIEKAFDIKPVYVGKNDKRYLIEIDSIERLKTIKPDFQLLQKSDRGGFIITAKSDDNYDFYSRFFAPGVGINEDPVTGSAHCYLAPYWSKRLNKSKMLAFQASERTGIMECELLDNNRVLLRGQAITVNEMTMDWKNN, encoded by the coding sequence ATGAAAACATACATTGTAGATGCTTTTACTAAAATTCCATATTCTGGAAATCCAGCAGGAGTTTGTATTTTAGATTACGAATTACCAGATAATTTAATGGCAAAGATTGCGAGGGAAATAAATCATTCTGAGACAGCATTCCTACATAAAATAGATAATGTATATAGATTGAGATGGTTCACGCCAAAAACTGAGGTTAGTTTGTGCGGACACGCAACTCTTGCTACTGCACACATTTTATATGAGAAAGGATTTCTAAAGAGTAATGAACAGATAAAGTTTGATACCAAAAGCGGGATTTTGACGGCAAGGATTACTAATGATATGATTGAATTAGATTTTCCTCAGATGTTTGTCGACAACTGTGAAAGTAACGAGATTATTGAAAAGGCATTTGATATTAAACCCGTTTACGTAGGAAAAAATGACAAAAGATATTTGATTGAAATAGACAGTATAGAAAGACTAAAGACAATAAAACCAGACTTTCAGTTGTTGCAAAAGTCAGATAGAGGAGGGTTTATAATAACAGCAAAATCAGATGACAATTATGATTTTTATTCAAGATTTTTTGCTCCAGGTGTTGGAATAAACGAAGATCCAGTAACTGGTTCTGCTCACTGTTATCTTGCTCCATATTGGTCAAAGAGATTAAATAAATCAAAGATGTTAGCATTTCAGGCTTCAGAAAGAACAGGGATAATGGAATGTGAGCTTTTAGATAATAACCGTGTTTTATTACGAGGACAAGCTATTACGGTTAATGAAATGACAATGGATTGGAAAAACAATTAA
- the map gene encoding type I methionyl aminopeptidase: protein MSITKEEELIGIKKASEAVAYTLREMRNYAKPGMTTKELDDFGGKLLMELGAKSAPFVSYGFPGWTCISLNHEFCHGIPSNSRVLAEGDLINIDVSAELDRFFSDNGGSFVLGDDKYRYQQLVDASKDILHKAIYNIKGGVRISDIGFIIETEAKKRGYKVIKNLTGHGVGRKLHEAPDEIPNFKDKWNTARFRKNSVVAIETFISTTSTYAQTLGDGWTMVGNKGGIMAQHEHTILVTDGKPIILTEMNEIWN, encoded by the coding sequence ATGTCGATAACCAAAGAAGAAGAATTAATTGGAATAAAAAAAGCAAGCGAAGCAGTAGCCTATACGCTCCGGGAAATGAGAAACTATGCCAAACCGGGCATGACTACCAAAGAGTTGGATGATTTTGGAGGAAAGCTATTAATGGAGCTGGGTGCCAAATCGGCACCTTTTGTAAGTTATGGTTTCCCGGGCTGGACTTGCATAAGTTTAAATCATGAGTTTTGCCACGGCATCCCGTCGAACAGCAGGGTATTGGCAGAAGGTGATTTGATTAACATAGATGTTTCGGCCGAGTTGGATAGATTTTTTTCGGATAACGGCGGATCATTTGTATTGGGTGATGACAAATACCGGTATCAGCAACTGGTTGATGCTTCAAAAGATATTCTTCATAAGGCCATTTATAATATAAAAGGTGGAGTACGCATTTCGGATATCGGTTTTATCATCGAAACCGAAGCGAAAAAGCGAGGCTACAAGGTAATCAAAAACCTTACTGGTCACGGCGTAGGTAGAAAACTGCATGAAGCACCGGATGAAATCCCTAACTTTAAGGACAAATGGAATACCGCGCGGTTTCGTAAGAACTCGGTAGTTGCTATCGAAACTTTTATTTCTACAACTTCGACTTATGCTCAAACACTGGGCGATGGTTGGACTATGGTTGGGAATAAAGGCGGGATTATGGCTCAGCACGAACATACTATTCTGGTGACCGATGGAAAACCGATTATACTCACCGAAATGAACGAAATCTGGAACTAA
- a CDS encoding DJ-1/PfpI family protein translates to MKKVLLLLADGFETFEASVFIDVIGWNMEEGDGSTQLFTCGLKKEIKSSFNQRFIVDYVADEIDVNQFDALAIPGGFEVYGFYNDAYADKFLDIIRSFKAQNKIIASICVGALPVGKSGILKGLQATTYNSDIRRKALAEFGVQVIHQPIVEDNNIITSWNPSTAVDVALLLLEHLTTKSNADSVRKLMGF, encoded by the coding sequence ATGAAAAAGGTATTACTGCTATTGGCCGACGGATTTGAGACTTTTGAAGCTAGTGTTTTTATTGATGTTATCGGTTGGAATATGGAGGAAGGCGATGGTTCTACTCAATTGTTTACCTGCGGGCTGAAAAAGGAAATAAAAAGCTCATTTAATCAGCGATTTATAGTGGATTACGTGGCAGATGAAATTGACGTCAACCAATTTGATGCTTTAGCTATTCCAGGTGGTTTTGAGGTATACGGTTTTTATAACGATGCGTATGCCGACAAATTTCTGGATATAATCCGGAGTTTTAAAGCTCAGAATAAGATTATTGCATCGATATGCGTAGGTGCTTTGCCTGTTGGAAAAAGCGGTATATTGAAAGGGCTACAAGCCACTACCTACAATAGCGATATCAGACGAAAAGCCTTGGCAGAATTTGGTGTTCAGGTAATACATCAACCGATTGTGGAAGATAACAATATAATTACCTCCTGGAATCCGTCCACAGCTGTGGATGTAGCATTACTATTGCTGGAACACCTGACAACAAAAAGTAATGCCGACTCTGTTCGTAAATTAATGGGCTTTTAA
- a CDS encoding Tex family protein, giving the protein MSTETTQIPAKFISLIANSLQLAEKQIRNTIQLLNEGATIPFISRYRKEMTDGLDEVQIANISEQYDKLCELAKRKLAVLKSIDEQDKLTEELKARIDNCWNINELEDIYLPYKPKRRTRAEIAREKGLEPLAKMMMKQQSNDVDRLAQPFVKDKVENVEEALGGARDIMAEWINESEAARNAIRQIFAREAVITSKLIKGKDEEAQKYRDYFDMTEKLARCSSHRLLAMRRGEAEGFLRVGISPDDDKCLERLDRIFVKGETESSQQVADAVTDAYKRLLKPSIETEFAAESKTKADTEAIRVFAENLQQLLLAPPLGQKRVLGIDPGFRTGCKVVCLDAQGNLLHNETIYPHPPVNETSQAMRKVQKMVEAYNIQAIAIGNGTAGRETEQFIQNTRFDREVKLFVVSENGASIYSASKIARDEFPEYDVTVRGAVSIGRRLMDPLAELVKIDPKSIGVGQYQHDVDQSQLKKALDQTVENAVNRVGVNLNTASKHLLTYVSGLGPQLAQNIVDFRAENGAFKSRKQLMKVPKMGAKTFEQCAGFLRIPDAEHLLDNSAVHPESYGIVEAMAKDLKVDVKELIQQKELRKTIDLQKYISPKVGLPTLNDILYELEKPGRDPRSAIQVFEFDANVKNISDLRIGMELPGIVTNITNFGAFVDIGIKENGLVHISNMSDKFISNPADVVSVHQHVKVRVLEVDAVRKRVQLKLL; this is encoded by the coding sequence ATGTCAACCGAAACGACTCAAATTCCGGCTAAATTTATATCACTTATAGCTAATTCGCTTCAACTCGCTGAAAAACAAATTCGAAATACCATTCAGTTGCTCAACGAAGGTGCTACCATACCTTTTATCAGTCGTTACCGTAAAGAAATGACCGACGGATTGGATGAAGTACAAATAGCCAATATCAGTGAGCAATACGATAAATTGTGCGAACTGGCCAAACGGAAACTGGCTGTCCTGAAATCGATAGATGAACAAGATAAGCTGACAGAAGAGCTTAAGGCCAGAATTGACAACTGCTGGAATATAAACGAGCTGGAAGACATTTATCTGCCTTACAAACCCAAACGCCGTACAAGAGCTGAGATTGCCCGTGAGAAGGGTTTGGAACCTTTGGCCAAGATGATGATGAAACAGCAATCCAACGATGTGGACCGTTTGGCGCAACCGTTTGTCAAGGATAAGGTTGAAAATGTGGAAGAAGCCTTGGGAGGTGCCCGCGATATTATGGCCGAGTGGATAAACGAAAGTGAAGCTGCCCGAAATGCTATACGTCAGATATTTGCCCGCGAAGCTGTGATAACTTCAAAATTGATTAAAGGAAAGGATGAGGAAGCTCAGAAATACCGTGATTATTTTGATATGACCGAAAAACTGGCACGTTGTTCGTCGCACAGGTTACTGGCTATGCGTAGGGGTGAGGCTGAAGGTTTTTTACGTGTGGGTATTTCGCCCGATGACGATAAGTGCTTGGAAAGATTGGATCGTATTTTTGTAAAAGGAGAAACAGAATCATCGCAGCAAGTGGCTGATGCTGTTACCGATGCTTACAAACGATTATTAAAACCCAGCATTGAAACCGAATTTGCTGCTGAAAGTAAAACGAAAGCCGACACAGAAGCTATACGTGTTTTTGCCGAAAATCTTCAGCAGTTATTGTTAGCACCGCCTTTGGGACAGAAACGGGTACTCGGTATCGATCCCGGTTTTCGTACCGGTTGTAAAGTAGTTTGTCTTGATGCTCAGGGGAATTTACTGCACAACGAAACCATTTACCCCCATCCACCTGTGAATGAAACTTCGCAAGCCATGCGCAAGGTACAGAAAATGGTAGAAGCCTATAATATTCAAGCGATTGCCATTGGTAACGGAACGGCTGGACGCGAAACCGAGCAATTTATTCAAAACACCCGATTTGACAGGGAAGTAAAGCTCTTTGTGGTGAGTGAAAACGGAGCATCCATTTATTCGGCTTCCAAAATTGCCCGGGATGAGTTTCCCGAGTATGATGTAACGGTACGTGGAGCAGTTTCGATAGGACGTAGATTGATGGACCCGTTAGCTGAACTGGTAAAAATTGACCCAAAATCAATTGGAGTAGGTCAGTATCAGCACGATGTAGATCAAAGCCAATTAAAAAAAGCGCTGGATCAAACGGTGGAAAATGCAGTGAATCGGGTAGGAGTGAACCTCAATACTGCCAGCAAGCATTTATTGACCTATGTTTCGGGGCTTGGGCCGCAACTCGCTCAAAATATTGTGGACTTCAGAGCCGAAAACGGAGCTTTTAAAAGTCGTAAACAGTTGATGAAAGTGCCCAAGATGGGTGCAAAAACCTTTGAACAGTGTGCAGGCTTTCTACGGATACCCGATGCGGAACATTTGCTGGACAATTCGGCTGTACACCCTGAGAGTTACGGTATTGTTGAGGCAATGGCCAAGGACTTGAAAGTGGATGTAAAAGAATTAATCCAACAAAAAGAACTCCGGAAAACTATTGATTTACAGAAATATATTAGTCCTAAAGTAGGATTGCCCACACTGAATGATATTTTGTATGAGTTGGAAAAACCCGGACGTGACCCACGTAGTGCCATTCAGGTTTTCGAGTTTGATGCCAATGTAAAAAACATTTCCGATTTGCGAATTGGCATGGAATTACCCGGAATCGTTACCAATATCACGAACTTTGGAGCTTTTGTAGATATCGGTATTAAAGAAAACGGGTTGGTACATATCTCTAATATGTCTGACAAATTTATTTCTAATCCGGCCGATGTAGTGTCGGTTCACCAGCATGTGAAAGTACGGGTTTTGGAAGTAGATGCTGTTCGTAAACGTGTTCAATTGAAACTGTTATAG